The following coding sequences are from one Rhipicephalus microplus isolate Deutch F79 chromosome 3, USDA_Rmic, whole genome shotgun sequence window:
- the LOC119181774 gene encoding uncharacterized protein LOC119181774, translated as MAALTRRSRFVFPINLFKQKAELSTSCAACTARRFRQVIPIREDENGLPSKALARSALHSLKDRGFCRPMKPYKPAEDVEDKVKVVYEEVLGQKADSSWLQTPINEPLLKFRLLTRCISEFGHDIPSSELMNVKCLDDVVEYFSTPVEGLSPYESLVQRKDQLPKNLHVIPNYVRFNPETDTFFGGVNAYPGTSTIVTGLKAKKKYKGYTSSPTWPYITTST; from the exons ATGGCAGCCCTCACACGGAGGTCACGTTTTGTATTTCCAATAAATTTATTTAAGCAAAAG GCTGAACTTTCAACGTCATGTGCCGCATGCACTGCAAGAAGATTTAGACAGGTGATTCCTATTCGAGAAGATGAGAACGGGCTGCCGTCAAAAGCCTTGGCACGCTCAGCGTTGCATTCGCTGAAGGATCGAGG ATTCTGCCGGCCTATGAAGCCGTACAAGCCAGCTGAAGATGTGGAAGACAAAGTTAAGGTCGTCTACGAAGAAGTGCTTGGACAAAAGGCCGACAGCTCGTGGCTTCAGACACCCATCAACGAGCCCCTGCTTAAGTTTAGG TTGCTGACGAGGTGCATCAGTGAATTTGGCCACGACATCCCAAGCTCGGAGTTGATGAATGTGAAGTGCCTTGATGATGTAGTGGAGTACTTCTCCACACCTGTTGAAGGACTGTCCCCTTACGAATCCCTTGTCCAGCGCAAGGATCAGCTGCCCAAAAATCTCCATGTGATCCCCAACTATGTTCGCTTCAACCCTGAGACAGACACTTTCTTTGGCGGAGTAAATGCCTACCCGGGAACATCGACTATCGTCACAGGCCTCAAGGCCAAAAAGAAGTACAAGGGTTACACTTCCAGTCCAACGTGGCCATACATAACCACGAGCACATAA
- the LOC119181749 gene encoding tubulin delta chain isoform X1 encodes MDEICNLVRHHAERRDWLEGFLPIFSLGGKTGSGLGTKLIETPRDNYPKTPVVTAVVWPFKSGEVAVQAYNVLLSLAHLQDCADALLVLSNDSLHRVVTQRWALRSTFLVEMNALAARHLACLLQPSQAKCPRSHLQ; translated from the exons ATGGACGAGATCTGCAACCTTGTGAGGCACCACGCCGAGCGACGGGACTGGCTGGAGGGCTTCCTGCCCATTTTTTCTCTTGGTGGCAAGACAGGCAGCGGTTTGGGAACCAAACTCATAGAGACGCCGAGAGACAACTATCCAAAGACTCCTGTTGTAACAGCG GTGGTGTGGCCGTTCAAGTCTGGAGAAGTGGCAGTGCAGGCGTACAACGTGCTGCTGTCTCTGGCACATTTGCAAGATTGTGCAGATGCCCTGCTTGTATTAAGCAATGACTCTCTGCACCGAGTAGTCACCCAGCGGTGGGCACTTCGTAGCACCTTCCTGGTCGAGATGAATGCATTGGCTGCCAGACACTTGGCTTGCCTGCTTCAACCCAGCCAAGCCAA GTGCCCCAGGAGCCACCTGCAATGA
- the LOC119181749 gene encoding tubulin delta chain isoform X2, translating into MDEICNLVRHHAERRDWLEGFLPIFSLGGKTGSGLGTKLIETPRDNYPKTPVVTAVVWPFKSGEVAVQAYNVLLSLAHLQDCADALLVLSNDSLHRVVTQRWALRSTFLVEMNALAARHLACLLQPSQAKRHCY; encoded by the exons ATGGACGAGATCTGCAACCTTGTGAGGCACCACGCCGAGCGACGGGACTGGCTGGAGGGCTTCCTGCCCATTTTTTCTCTTGGTGGCAAGACAGGCAGCGGTTTGGGAACCAAACTCATAGAGACGCCGAGAGACAACTATCCAAAGACTCCTGTTGTAACAGCG GTGGTGTGGCCGTTCAAGTCTGGAGAAGTGGCAGTGCAGGCGTACAACGTGCTGCTGTCTCTGGCACATTTGCAAGATTGTGCAGATGCCCTGCTTGTATTAAGCAATGACTCTCTGCACCGAGTAGTCACCCAGCGGTGGGCACTTCGTAGCACCTTCCTGGTCGAGATGAATGCATTGGCTGCCAGACACTTGGCTTGCCTGCTTCAACCCAGCCAAGCCAA GAGACATTGCTACTGA